A window of Tripterygium wilfordii isolate XIE 37 chromosome 7, ASM1340144v1, whole genome shotgun sequence contains these coding sequences:
- the LOC120001838 gene encoding uncharacterized protein LOC120001838, whose amino-acid sequence MAAEKTDKVKEILARPIQLADQVTKFADGAQNFKQDCQELKVKTEKLAVLLRQAARAGNDLYERPTRRIMDDTEQVLDKALALVTKCRTNSIMKRVFTIIPAAAFRKISMQLENSIGDVSWLLRVSASADDRDDEYLGLPPIAANEPILCLIWEQIAILFTGSLEERSDAAASLVSLARDNDRYGKLIIEEGGVGPLLKLAKEGEMEGQENASRAIGLLGRDPESVEHIVNAGVCSVFAKILKEGHMKVQAVVAWAVSELAANHPKCQDHFAQNNIIRYLVSHLAFETVEEHENYKIYKKKMSIDSVVLANNHANATKNSKENADDTEGKIAHPAGHQTSSQMHNLVSVAMKNQSPGHKPAQSQQNLPPINPANHSKGNQQNNTKPHHHTNHNPNHVSLAGPSIKGRELEDPETKANMKAMAARAIWQLSKGNVSICRNITESRALLCFAVLLEKGPEDVQSYSAMALMEITAVAEQNPDLRRAAFKPTSPTAKAVVDQLIKVIEKADSDLLGPCIRTIGNLARTFRATETRIIAPLVKLLDDKEPDVTMEAAIALNKFACPDNYLHDNHCKAIINAGGTKHLIQLVYFGEQIVQFPSLILLCYIALNAPDNEALAQDEVLIVLEWGLKQAHFMEDPDIEGLLPEAKSRLEIYQSRGTRGFH is encoded by the coding sequence ATGGCGGCCGAGAAAACTGACAAAGTTAAAGAGATTCTGGCAAGACCTATACAATTGGCTGACCAGGTGACCAAATTCGCTGATGGTGCACAAAATTTCAAACAGGATTGCCAGGAATTGAAAGTGAAAACAGAGAAGCTCGCTGTCCTCCTACGCCAAGCTGCGCGTGCAGGTAACGACCTCTACGAGCGTCCAACCCGACGCATCATGGACGACACCGAACAAGTCCTCGACAAAGCTCTCGCGCTTGTCACCAAATGCCGCACAAACAGCATCATGAAACGTGTTTTCACGATCATCCCCGCCGCAGCCTTTCGGAAAATATCGATGCAGCTCGAGAATTCCATAGGTGATGTTTCGTGGCTTCTCCGAGTGTCGGCATCTGCTGATGATCGTGACGACGAGTATCTTGGTCTCCCTCCAATTGCTGCAAATGAGCCAATTCTCTGTCTCATTTGGGAACAAATTGCAATCCTGTTTACAGGGTCGTTAGAGGAGCGATCGGATGCAGCTGCTTCGTTGGTCTCGTTGGCTCGTGACAACGATCGATATGGAAAACTGATTATTGAGGAAGGAGGGGTCGGGCCTCTATTGAAATTGGCCAAAGAGGGGGAAATGGAAGGTCAAGAAAATGCTTCGAGGGCAATTGGGTTGTTAGGGAGAGACCCAGAAAGCGTCGAACACATTGTGAATGCTGGTGTTTGCTCAGTGTTTGCGAAAATCCTCAAAGAAGGTCATATGAAGGTACAGGCCGTGGTGGCTTGGGCTGTCTCAGAATTGGCCGCTAATCACCCCAAATGTCAAGACCATTTTGCTCAGAACAACATAATTCGTTATCTTGTTAGTCATCTTGCCTTCGAGACGGTTGAAGAGCACGAAAACTACAAGATATACAAGAAGAAGATGTCCATTGATTCCGTCGTGCTCGCTAACAATCATGCAAATGCCACAAAAAATAGCAAGGAGAATGCAGATGATACCGAGGGTAAGATTGCTCATCCTGCCGGTCATCAAACCTCAAGCCAAATGCATAATCTGGTTAGTGTGGCCATGAAAAACCAATCTCCTGGGCATAAACCAGCGCAGTCACAGCAAAATCTCCCTCCAATCAATCCTGCTAACCACAGCAAAGGCAACCAACAGAACAACACAAAGCCACACCATCACACCAACCACAATCCAAACCATGTATCGTTAGCCGGGCCAAGCATCAAGGGAAGGGAACTCGAAGACCCAGAAACAAAAGCCAACATGAAGGCAATGGCCGCGAGAGCCATCTGGCAGCTTTCAAAGGGGAATGTCTCCATATGTCGTAACATTACAGAATCAAGAGCACTTCTATGCTTTGCAGTTTTACTAGAGAAGGGCCCTGAAGATGTTCAATCCTACTCGGCAATGGCACTAATGGAAATCACTGCCGTGGCAGAACAAAATCCTGACTTGAGACGCGCTGCTTTCAAGCCCACCTCACCTACTGCCAAAGCTGTTGTTGATCAACTAATCAAAGTAATCGAAAAGGCTGATTCGGACCTTCTTGGTCCATGTATTAGAACAATTGGCAATCTGGCAAGGACTTTTCGAGCAACCGAGACAAGGATTATAGCGCCATTGGTGAAGCTGCTTGATGACAAGGAACCAGATGTTACAATGGAAGCAGCCATTGCACTCAACAAGTTCGCTTGCCCCGATAATTACCTCCACGATAATCACTGCAAAGCAATTATCAATGCTGGAGGCACAAAACACCTAATTCAGTTGGTTTACTTTGGAGAACAAATTGTTCAGTTTCCTTCATTGATTTTGCTATGTTACATTGCACTGAATGCCCCTGACAATGAAGCATTGGCACAAGATGAGGTGCTTATAGTGCTTGAGTGGGGATTGAAGCAGGCACATTTTATGGAAGATCCAGACATTGAAGGCCTATTACCAGAAGCCAAAAGTAGGTTGGAAATCTATCAATCTAGGGGCACTAGAGGATTCCATTGA
- the LOC120002520 gene encoding uncharacterized protein LOC120002520 — MNAAEKLGLSSLQKITAAFGMLAYGVSTDLLDEYVPIGESTVILSMKKFVKTIISVFGNEYLRSPNSDDIAKLLVIGESRGFPGMLGSIDCMDWKWKNCPTAWKAQFSGNIHEPTLILEAVASHDLWIWHAFFGLPGSHNDTNVLDRSFVFTKLAQGRSPPVHYYVNGRHYSMGYYLADGIYPSWAIFVKTIPMPKTNKARHFKTLQESCRKDVERAFDVLQARFVIVHGPARYFKRSTLHDIMLACIILHNMIVEYERHLHVQLDTADIYEQVEDDPPTPILEHLRTREFQDFISQYIRIQDREKHTQLQADLVEHLWNINSNA; from the coding sequence ATGAATGCGGCTGAAAAGTTGGGGTTATCTTCACTTCAAAAAATTACGGCTGCGTTTGGAATGCTTGCATATGGTGTCTCAACCGACCTTTTGGATGAGTATGTGCCGATCGGAGAGAGCACGGTTATATTGTCTATGAAGAAATTTGTGAAAACTATTATATCTGTTTTTGGAAACGAATACTTAAGGTCTCCAAATAGTGATGATATTGCTAAATTATTGGTCATCGGTGAAAGTCGAGGCTTCCCCGGAATGTTAGGAAGTATTGATTGCATGGATTGGAAATGGAAGAATTGTCCGACTGCTTGGAAAGCACAGTTTAGTGGTAATATTCACGAACCAACACTTATATTAGAAGCTGTTGCATCGCACGACCTCTGGATTTGGCATGCATTCTTTGGTTTACCAGGTTCACATAATGACACCAATGTGTTGGATCGTTCATTTGTGTTCACAAAACTAGCTCAAGGACGTTCCCCACCAGTGCACTATTATGTCAATGGTCGCCATTACTCAATGGGTTATTATCTTGCTGACGGTATCTACCCATCATGGGCTATTTTTGTGAAGACAATCCCTATGCCAAAAACAAATAAGGCTCGACATTTCAAAACGTTGCAAGAATCGTGCCGAAAAGATGTTGAGCGTGCTTTTGACGTACTGCAAGCGAGGTTTGTTATAGTGCATGGGCCAGCTCGGTACTTCAAACGTTCAACACTTCATGATATAATGTTGGCGTGCATAATTTTGCACAATATGATCGTTGAATATGAACGGCATTTACACGTTCAACTTGACACCGCAGACATATATGAACAGGTTGAAGACGATCCTCCAACACCAATACTTGAGCACTTACGGACTCGTGAGTTTCAAGACTTCATCAGTCAGTACATCCGTATTCAAGATAGAGAAAAACATACTCAACTTCAAGCTGATCTTGTGGAGCATTTGTGGAACATTAATAGCAATGCTTAG